Proteins from a single region of Acidobacteriota bacterium:
- a CDS encoding YfhL family 4Fe-4S dicluster ferredoxin, which yields MSMFINEADCISCGACEPECPNEAITQAESVYVIAVDKCTECVGAHETAKCVEVCPVDGCVVTDPNHVESRGDLEAKYARLHG from the coding sequence ATGTCGATGTTCATCAATGAAGCCGATTGCATCAGTTGCGGCGCCTGCGAGCCCGAGTGTCCGAATGAGGCAATCACCCAGGCGGAATCTGTGTACGTTATCGCCGTCGACAAGTGCACCGAGTGCGTGGGCGCCCACGAGACCGCCAAGTGCGTCGAAGTCTGCCCGGTGGACGGCTGCGTCGTCACGGACCCCAACCACGTTGAGTCGCGTGGCGACCTCGAAGCGAAGTACGCCCGGCTCCACGGCTAG
- a CDS encoding DUF3108 domain-containing protein, with the protein MAHIHISRRLAAFIILCVVALASLSAAAPDVTQTKPGTRVGARPQGTQSPRRQPAKTTAVPVRAPKIERPVPFAAGETLSYDISWSMGYLTAGTATLRVIDKHPSYGSLAYYIVGEGSPTPMLAKLYALYYKADSLLDAYTLTSQRGSVYSNENGRTRMKSLRFNPDGRTALFEMQTSTNMKKDIAVPAQSQDALSALFALRAMPLAPGTTIKMPVCISDVVYYMSATVGARESVKTGLGTQSALRITPMVTDAAGKSVSRPLSLWLSDDAKKVPLRLQADLAVGSFNLVLREAKF; encoded by the coding sequence ATGGCCCACATCCACATTTCACGTCGCCTCGCGGCCTTCATCATTCTGTGCGTGGTTGCACTCGCCAGCCTCAGCGCAGCCGCTCCGGACGTCACGCAGACCAAACCAGGCACCCGGGTCGGCGCGAGGCCCCAGGGAACACAATCCCCCAGGCGCCAGCCGGCAAAGACCACGGCCGTCCCGGTCCGGGCGCCGAAGATCGAGCGGCCCGTGCCATTCGCCGCGGGAGAGACGCTGTCGTACGACATCTCGTGGTCGATGGGCTATCTCACCGCCGGCACCGCGACACTGCGGGTGATCGACAAGCATCCTTCCTACGGATCGCTGGCGTACTACATCGTCGGTGAGGGCAGTCCGACGCCGATGCTGGCGAAGTTGTACGCCCTGTACTACAAGGCCGATTCGCTGCTCGACGCCTACACCCTCACGTCCCAGCGCGGTTCCGTCTACAGCAACGAGAACGGCAGAACGCGGATGAAGTCGCTGCGATTCAACCCCGACGGCAGGACGGCACTCTTCGAGATGCAGACCTCCACCAACATGAAGAAGGACATCGCGGTGCCCGCGCAGTCGCAGGATGCGCTGTCTGCCCTCTTCGCGTTGCGCGCGATGCCGCTTGCGCCGGGAACGACCATCAAGATGCCGGTCTGCATCAGCGACGTCGTCTACTACATGTCCGCGACGGTTGGCGCCAGAGAGAGCGTGAAGACGGGCCTCGGCACGCAGTCCGCGCTGAGGATCACGCCGATGGTGACTGATGCCGCGGGCAAGTCGGTCAGCCGCCCGCTGTCGCTCTGGCTCTCCGACGACGCGAAAAAGGTACCGCTCCGGTTGCAGGCGGATCTGGCTGTTGGCAGCTTCAACCTGGTCCTGAGAGAAGCGAAGTTCTAG
- a CDS encoding glycosyltransferase family 2 protein, whose translation MTNASRVSVVVPSRNEATHITSLLDAIRQQTYGASEILIVDSSSDGTADVVAAYCRDHPDLTLRVVPVVKASIPAAVNAGVGRATGDVIVRLDGHCIPDPKYIALAVSALEERVEAGVVGGVWQVAPGADTLVAEAIARAGSHPAGAGDAAYRIAHATTARQEVDTVPFGCYRKTLWTELGGLNEDLLTNEDYEFNYRVRASGRRVILDPAIRSRYFARATFGALARQYFRYGWWKVAMLRQHPASLRWRQAVPAAFVAALIGLSLLAAVSQVARMGLAGLLAIYVAVLALAGADAARKAGKWRLLPSLMAAFATIHLCWGSGAVVNLATGGRWPWSARTSLLSGPG comes from the coding sequence ATGACAAACGCCAGTCGCGTCTCGGTCGTGGTGCCGAGCCGGAACGAGGCGACGCACATCACGAGTCTGCTCGACGCGATCCGGCAGCAGACGTACGGCGCGAGTGAAATTCTCATCGTCGACAGTTCTTCGGATGGGACGGCGGACGTGGTGGCCGCGTACTGTCGCGATCATCCGGATCTCACGCTGCGTGTCGTGCCGGTGGTGAAGGCGTCGATTCCGGCTGCGGTCAATGCGGGTGTCGGTCGAGCCACCGGAGATGTGATCGTCAGGCTCGACGGCCACTGCATTCCTGATCCCAAGTACATCGCTCTGGCCGTTTCGGCCCTCGAGGAGCGGGTCGAAGCCGGCGTGGTCGGCGGCGTATGGCAGGTGGCGCCTGGAGCGGACACACTGGTTGCCGAGGCGATCGCGCGCGCGGGTTCGCATCCGGCCGGGGCAGGGGATGCCGCGTACCGGATTGCGCATGCGACGACGGCGCGGCAGGAGGTCGACACGGTGCCGTTCGGCTGCTACCGGAAGACGCTGTGGACGGAGCTTGGCGGCCTCAACGAAGATCTTCTGACCAACGAAGACTACGAATTCAACTATCGTGTCCGCGCGAGCGGCCGTCGCGTCATCCTCGACCCAGCCATCCGATCCAGGTACTTTGCACGGGCCACGTTCGGCGCGCTGGCGCGGCAGTACTTCCGGTATGGCTGGTGGAAAGTGGCGATGTTGAGGCAGCATCCCGCATCGCTCAGATGGCGGCAGGCCGTGCCCGCCGCTTTTGTCGCCGCATTGATTGGGCTCAGCCTGCTGGCCGCCGTGTCGCAGGTCGCACGCATGGGTCTGGCGGGCCTGCTGGCGATCTACGTGGCTGTGCTCGCGCTGGCGGGCGCCGATGCGGCCAGGAAAGCGGGGAAGTGGAGACTGCTGCCGTCTCTGATGGCGGCGTTCGCGACGATCCACCTGTGCTGGGGGTCCGGAGCTGTCGTGAATCTGGCAACCGGCGGACGCTGGCCGTGGAGTGCTAGAACTTCGCTTCTCTCAGGACCAGGTTGA
- a CDS encoding lysylphosphatidylglycerol synthase transmembrane domain-containing protein, with product MRVVVGSIIGLVTLWLAFRGESPAALVASIRQAEPWWTTAALASIGLSLALVTVRWQVLFGRQSGGAPRLGVLFRAQVVGQAVNIALPIRVGELVRVLLVYKTRGQTLEHTFVTVVAERLMDTGVVALAAAWLALQITLPPWLAGSIRIITIAGMIAAGLGVAALLAGARVSAFLRAKVETLTHQGVARFARRGVAAVGEVVRLRDVRTLGPALVLSVVILVLSAFTNYLLFRAFHLAIPPVAALLVLLVLQVGSAPVSTPGNLGVFQYLTVLALGLYSVDRTTAAAYSMVLYVIAYGPKLLLGAWLLARIARDATIGPDVLAMIRGKRR from the coding sequence ATGCGCGTTGTTGTCGGATCGATCATCGGGCTGGTCACGCTGTGGCTGGCGTTCAGGGGCGAATCGCCCGCGGCGCTCGTCGCGTCGATCCGGCAGGCCGAACCATGGTGGACGACCGCCGCACTCGCCTCGATCGGCCTGTCGCTGGCGCTGGTGACCGTGCGCTGGCAAGTGCTGTTCGGGCGGCAGAGCGGCGGGGCCCCGCGTCTGGGTGTGCTCTTCCGGGCGCAGGTTGTCGGGCAGGCGGTCAACATCGCGCTGCCCATCCGCGTCGGCGAACTCGTGCGGGTGCTCCTGGTCTACAAGACACGGGGCCAGACGCTCGAACACACCTTCGTGACCGTCGTGGCCGAGCGCCTGATGGACACGGGCGTCGTCGCGCTTGCCGCCGCATGGCTCGCGTTGCAGATCACGCTCCCTCCCTGGCTTGCAGGCTCCATCCGCATCATCACCATCGCGGGCATGATCGCCGCTGGTCTCGGCGTGGCGGCGCTGCTGGCGGGTGCGCGCGTGTCGGCATTCCTCCGGGCGAAAGTGGAAACCCTCACGCACCAGGGCGTGGCGCGGTTTGCGCGCCGTGGCGTGGCGGCAGTCGGGGAAGTGGTGCGGTTGCGTGATGTCCGAACGCTGGGCCCGGCGCTCGTCCTCTCGGTGGTAATACTGGTGCTCTCCGCGTTCACCAACTACCTGCTGTTCAGAGCGTTCCACCTGGCCATTCCTCCCGTGGCCGCGCTGCTGGTGCTGCTGGTGCTGCAGGTGGGCAGCGCGCCGGTCTCGACGCCGGGCAACCTCGGCGTGTTTCAGTACCTGACCGTGCTCGCGCTCGGCCTCTATTCCGTGGACCGCACGACGGCGGCGGCCTATTCGATGGTGCTGTATGTGATCGCCTACGGCCCGAAACTCCTCCTCGGCGCGTGGCTGCTGGCCAGAATCGCGCGCGACGCGACGATCGGTCCCGACGTGCTGGCGATGATTCGAGGCAAGCGGCGATGA
- a CDS encoding B12-binding domain-containing radical SAM protein → MHSLLISPRFPPTFWSYEAILKLVGKKALMPPLGLITVAALLPGDWECRVVDCNVRPVTDAEWAWADIVLLSGMIVQKPHMLELVGEAKRRHKPVVVGGPYATALPDELRKAGADFLVLDEAELTLQPFLEALARGATGGTFTANGAKPDVTTTPAPRFELLELAAYDSMSIQFSRGCPFLCEFCDIIVLYGRRPRTKKPAQMLAEMDLLYQIGWRGTIFIVDDNFVGNRQAAKEMLRELVNWQSAHGFPFRLDTEASIDLAQDAELLDLMVASGFGSVFVGIETPDAESLQRTLKHQNLRQPLDEAVEAITGSGIRVMAGFIIGFDGEATGAGARIEEFAERNSIPTAFVSMLQALPGTALWDRLSREGRLRATTTASGNQTFLTNFAPTRPISQVAREFVEAFERLYEPRAYLDRTWRYFLALGAKRRVAPPVRTAATPFRDVLRSAPALIRIFWRQGLARNTRWRFWHHLVSIARHNSGALSDYVTTCALSEHFLVFRQLVRRDLDAQLMKMCASEVSPAPSSQVVVAP, encoded by the coding sequence ATGCACAGTCTACTCATCTCGCCGCGGTTCCCGCCTACCTTCTGGTCGTACGAAGCGATTCTCAAGCTGGTCGGCAAGAAGGCGTTGATGCCTCCGCTTGGTTTGATTACGGTCGCGGCACTGCTGCCCGGCGACTGGGAATGCCGCGTCGTAGACTGCAACGTCCGTCCCGTCACCGACGCGGAGTGGGCCTGGGCCGACATCGTGCTGCTGTCGGGCATGATCGTCCAGAAGCCGCACATGCTCGAACTGGTCGGCGAGGCGAAACGCCGCCATAAGCCGGTCGTGGTCGGCGGGCCGTATGCGACCGCGCTCCCGGACGAATTGCGCAAGGCCGGGGCCGACTTCCTCGTGCTCGACGAGGCCGAGTTGACGCTGCAGCCGTTTCTTGAAGCCCTGGCGCGGGGCGCCACAGGCGGCACCTTCACCGCAAACGGCGCGAAGCCTGACGTCACCACCACGCCGGCTCCCCGCTTCGAGCTGCTGGAACTGGCCGCCTACGACTCGATGTCCATCCAGTTCTCCCGAGGATGTCCCTTCCTGTGCGAGTTCTGCGACATCATTGTCTTGTACGGCCGGCGCCCGCGGACCAAGAAGCCCGCCCAAATGCTTGCAGAGATGGATCTGCTGTACCAAATCGGCTGGCGAGGCACGATCTTCATCGTGGACGACAACTTCGTCGGCAACCGCCAGGCGGCCAAGGAGATGCTGCGCGAATTGGTGAACTGGCAGAGCGCGCACGGCTTCCCGTTCCGTCTCGACACGGAGGCGTCAATCGATCTCGCCCAGGACGCGGAGCTGCTCGATCTCATGGTGGCGAGCGGCTTCGGGTCGGTCTTCGTCGGCATCGAGACGCCGGACGCCGAGAGCCTGCAACGCACGCTCAAGCATCAGAATCTCCGCCAGCCGCTCGATGAGGCGGTCGAAGCCATCACCGGATCCGGCATCCGCGTGATGGCCGGGTTCATCATCGGATTCGACGGCGAGGCGACGGGCGCCGGAGCACGCATCGAGGAGTTCGCGGAACGCAACTCGATTCCGACGGCATTCGTCTCCATGCTGCAGGCGCTGCCCGGAACGGCCCTGTGGGATCGACTGAGTCGCGAGGGCCGACTTCGTGCGACCACGACGGCCTCCGGCAACCAGACGTTTCTGACCAACTTCGCGCCGACGCGGCCGATCTCGCAGGTCGCCCGGGAGTTCGTGGAGGCGTTTGAGAGGCTCTACGAACCGCGGGCGTACCTCGATCGCACGTGGCGGTACTTCCTCGCCCTGGGCGCGAAGCGGCGCGTGGCGCCGCCTGTTCGAACCGCCGCGACGCCGTTCCGGGATGTGCTGCGGTCGGCGCCAGCCCTCATCCGCATTTTCTGGCGCCAGGGTCTCGCCCGCAACACGCGCTGGAGGTTCTGGCATCACCTGGTGAGCATTGCCCGTCACAATTCGGGTGCGCTGAGCGACTACGTCACGACGTGCGCACTGAGCGAGCACTTCCTCGTATTCAGGCAACTGGTACGTCGCGATCTCGACGCGCAGTTGATGAAGATGTGCGCGTCAGAGGTGTCGCCAGCCCCTTCATCGCAGGTCGTCGTCGCTCCCTGA
- a CDS encoding MerR family transcriptional regulator, translating into MAETIAEIPDRELFKAADVCEIASVQPYVLRSWESEFPTLGFARSPGTPRVYRRDDVERVLRIKQLVYGEGLTLAGARRRLDGDAVTTDDQKPVILVADARRRLDGIKGELRSLLEMLGGQLVHAVKPRKATGAGQPTLLGIDAEVASGRKAPAETVRTGSAPAAKTPAWTSPAGNASAVKTPVAIEGEKGKAARRKA; encoded by the coding sequence GTGGCTGAGACGATCGCCGAGATTCCGGATCGGGAGCTGTTCAAGGCAGCCGACGTGTGCGAGATCGCGAGCGTGCAGCCGTATGTGCTGAGGTCGTGGGAGTCGGAATTTCCGACGCTGGGCTTTGCGCGATCTCCGGGCACGCCGCGCGTCTACCGGCGGGACGACGTCGAGCGCGTGCTCCGGATCAAGCAGCTCGTGTATGGGGAAGGGCTGACCCTGGCGGGCGCCCGGCGCAGACTTGACGGCGACGCCGTGACGACCGATGATCAGAAGCCGGTGATTCTGGTGGCTGACGCCAGGCGAAGGCTGGATGGGATCAAAGGCGAGTTGCGCTCGTTGCTGGAGATGCTGGGCGGTCAGCTGGTTCATGCGGTGAAGCCGCGGAAAGCGACAGGCGCTGGACAGCCGACGCTGCTCGGGATCGACGCTGAAGTCGCGAGTGGCCGGAAGGCGCCTGCTGAGACGGTTCGGACCGGGAGCGCGCCGGCAGCGAAGACGCCGGCCTGGACGTCGCCGGCCGGGAATGCGTCGGCCGTGAAGACGCCGGTCGCGATCGAAGGAGAAAAGGGCAAAGCGGCCCGCCGAAAGGCGTGA